Genomic DNA from Longimicrobium sp.:
TGCGCCTGCTGGTCCGTCATCCCCGGCGCCGGCTCCGTGCGCGGATACGTGGCCAGCGCCCAGAGGATGATCGTCAGCGACAGGATGACGGTGCCGGCCTTCTTCAGGAACAAGCTGGCGCGGTGGCCCACCGACAGCGCCAGGCTCTTCAGCCGCGGAAGGCGGTAGGGCGGCAGCTCCATGATCATGGGCCGCGCCTGGCCGCGCAGCAGCGTGCGCTTGAAGAGCGACGCCACCACGAGCGCCGTCACCGTGCCCAGCAGGTACATCGCCAGCAGGGTGACGCCCTGCAGGTTGAAGATGCCGCCCACCACCACCGGCGGGATGAAGGTGCCGATCAGCAGCGCGTAGATGGGAATGCGCGCCGAGCAGCTCATCAGCGGCAGCACCATGATGGTGGCCAGCCGGTCCTTGCGGCTCTCGATGGTTCGCGTAGCCATGATTCCTGGCACCGCGCACGCATATCCCGACAGCAGGGGGATGAAGCTGCGCCCGTGCAGCCCCACGCTCCTCATGAAGCGGTCCATGATGAACGCCGCCCGCGCCATGTATCCCGTGTCCTCCAGGATACCGATGAAGAGGAACAGGATGACGATCTGCGGAAGGAACACCAGCACCGAGCCCACGCCGGCGATCACGCCTTCCACCAGCAGGCTGTTCAGGTCGCCTTCCGGGATCGCGCCGCCCACGGCCGAGGAAATGATGCCGAACAGCCCCTCCACCAGGCCGATCATCGGCTCGGCCCAGGTGAAGATGGACTGGAAGACGAGCGCCATCAGGGCGATGAACACCAGCGGCCCGCCCACGCGATGGAGCGCGACGGCGTCGATGCGGTCCGTAATGGTCCGGCCCGACTGCCCGGCGCGGGTGACGCAGCTGTCGACGACGCCGCCGATCCACCCGTAGCGCGACTCGGCTTCCAGGCTCGTGGGCATCAGACCGGCCGCTTCGACCTCGGCGCGTGCCGTGGCGACGGCGGGCTCCAGCCCGGGAACGCCGGACAGGTGCTTGCCCACGTGCTGGACGGCGAGCAGGCGGAGCGCCTCCATCGACGCGGCGGAGGCGTTGAAGCCGGCATCCACCAGCGCCTGCTCGACGGGCTTCAGTGCGGCGGCGGCCTCGGCGGGAAGCTCGAACCGGCGCTCGGGGCGATCCAGCCCGGGCGCCTTGCGGATGGCCGACTTGAGCACGTCGAGCCCCTCGCCGCGCGTGGCGACGATGGGAACGACGGGCGCGCCCAGCTCCATCGTGAGCTCCACCGCGTCGATGCGCAGCCCGGCGGCCTCCGCCGCATCCACCTGGTTGAGGGCGACGACGGTGGGAAGGCCCAGCTCCAGCACCTGCGAAGTCAGGAACAGGTTGCGTTCCAGGTTGGCCGCGTCCAGCACGACGACGGCCACGTCCGGGCGGTCGATGCCCGGGGCGTGGCCGGTGAGCACGGCAAGCGCAATCTCCTCGTCCGGCGAGCTGGCCGAGAGGGAGTACGTGCCGGGAAGGTCGATGATGGTGACGGCGCCCTGGTCGTCGCGGTACCGGCCCTCGACGCGCTCGACGGTGACGCCGGAATAGTTGCCCACACGCTGCCGCATGCCGGTCAGCGCGTTGAACAGCGTGCTCTTGCCTGTATTGGGATTGCCGATCAGCGCCACATGCAGCACACCCCCGCCGCGCGGTGCTTCCGCGGGCGAGGGTGCGGGGGGCGCCGGAATGGCTCCGACCGCGGCCTCTTGCATCCTACTCCACCTCGATGTGCTCCGCCTCGCTTCGGCGCAGCGTCAGCATGAACCCGCGCACCTTCACCTCCAGCGGGTCTCCCAGCGGGGCGCGCCGCACCACCTCGACGGCGGTGCCGCGCATCAGCCCCATTTCCATCAGACGGCGCAGCGCCTCGGGCTCGCCGCCCATCTTCTTTACCCGCCCGCGGTCGCCGGGGGACAGGTCCGACAGCTTCTTCACCCGGTCAGGACGCCAGCGGCAGGACCTTGATGGCCGACGCCAGGCCCTCGCCCAGCGCCAGCCGCGAGCCCTTTACCTCCAGCAGCATGCCGTTGCGCGAGTCGATCACCTGCACGCAGGTGCCCTCGAACAGCCCCATGCCGCGCAGCCGGTGCGCGTCGTCGATGGGGCACTCCATCCGCAGCACCGACGCCTTGCAGCCGGTGGCGCAGGCGGCCAGCGGGCACTCGACGCACGGGGCCTCGGGGGCCGCCTTCTTCCGGAACAAGCGCGAGAGCATCAGCCAGCGTGAGTAGCTG
This window encodes:
- a CDS encoding FeoA family protein; the encoded protein is MKLILTRSYSRWLMLSRLFRKKAAPEAPCVECPLAACATGCKASVLRMECPIDDAHRLRGMGLFEGTCVQVIDSRNGMLLEVKGSRLALGEGLASAIKVLPLAS
- the feoB gene encoding ferrous iron transport protein B; protein product: MQEAAVGAIPAPPAPSPAEAPRGGGVLHVALIGNPNTGKSTLFNALTGMRQRVGNYSGVTVERVEGRYRDDQGAVTIIDLPGTYSLSASSPDEEIALAVLTGHAPGIDRPDVAVVVLDAANLERNLFLTSQVLELGLPTVVALNQVDAAEAAGLRIDAVELTMELGAPVVPIVATRGEGLDVLKSAIRKAPGLDRPERRFELPAEAAAALKPVEQALVDAGFNASAASMEALRLLAVQHVGKHLSGVPGLEPAVATARAEVEAAGLMPTSLEAESRYGWIGGVVDSCVTRAGQSGRTITDRIDAVALHRVGGPLVFIALMALVFQSIFTWAEPMIGLVEGLFGIISSAVGGAIPEGDLNSLLVEGVIAGVGSVLVFLPQIVILFLFIGILEDTGYMARAAFIMDRFMRSVGLHGRSFIPLLSGYACAVPGIMATRTIESRKDRLATIMVLPLMSCSARIPIYALLIGTFIPPVVVGGIFNLQGVTLLAMYLLGTVTALVVASLFKRTLLRGQARPMIMELPPYRLPRLKSLALSVGHRASLFLKKAGTVILSLTIILWALATYPRTEPAPGMTDQQAQEAQLANSALGRVGHAIEPLVRPLGYDWKIGVGIVSSFAAREVFVSTMGTIYGVGSDADEGSSSLRERLRGERHGSSGALVYTPLVAVGLMVFYVYAMMCMSTIAVVVRETGGGWTGVRWAAFQFGWMLALAYGSALLVYQGGRLLGWG
- a CDS encoding FeoA family protein, which encodes MKKLSDLSPGDRGRVKKMGGEPEALRRLMEMGLMRGTAVEVVRRAPLGDPLEVKVRGFMLTLRRSEAEHIEVE